In the Pectinatus sottacetonis genome, AAAATATAAAAACAGCTATGCAGAATCAATATATTTTTACAATGACCATCCGAGAAAATTTTCATATGCTTTATCCGAAAATAAGTGATATGGAGATATATAAGGCATTAAAATTAGCAGGATTATATGATTTTGTAATTAAAACGCCGCAAAAATTAGATACCCAGACGGGTCGGGATGGAGCTTTTTTATCAGGCGGACAAAGAAAGAGACTGGCTATAGCAGTGGCATTGGCAAAAGATGCACCAATGCTTATTTTAGATGAACCTACAGCAGGTCTTGATATATTTACAGCAAAAAAAATAATGAATACGGTGCTGCAACTTGATAAAGAACATACGGTTCTGGTCATAACGCATGATCTTAGCTGTATTACCAAATTTGATAAAATTTTTGTTTTAGACAAGGGGAAAATAATTGAAAGTGGTACGCCGATGGAATTGCTGCAGAAAAAGGAACATTTTGCCAATATGATGCAATATCGCAGGGTGATTTAGTTAATATCGGCATGGTATTGGCTTGACTAAATATTAGTTAATGACTATAATATGCCTGAAATAATGTAACAATAAGAGTGGAGAGTATTTATGATCAGCAATAAGATAAAAGTTTTGACAAACATGGCCATGTTGGTAGCAATATCATTAGTATTAGTAGCAGCCATAAATTTTCCGCTTATACCAGCGGCACCATATTTGAAATATGATCCGGCAGATATTCCTATTTTGATAGGGACTTTTTTGTTTGGTACTTATGCAGGTTTGTTATTGACAGCTTTTACAGTGCTTTTGCAAGGGCTGTTGATAAGTACTGACGGTGGTCCAATTGGTATAGTAATGCACTTTGCGGCTACAGGTACCTTTGTGGTGACTGCTGGAATGATTTTTCATCACGTGCATATTAAAAGGACAGAACAAATTGCGTTGTTTTGTGGCAGTATAGCTATGACTATTGTCATGGTTTTGTTTAACCTGCTGCTGACACCTTTATTTTTGGGAGCACCATTAGAAAAAATAATAGAACTTTTGCTACCGGTGATCATTCCATTTAATTTGCTCAAAGCAGGAATAAATGCAGTATTGACGGGGATAATTTATAAATCTGTGGGCAAGTTTTTACAGAGAAGTTAAGTGGCTGGTATTATATGTTGTTTCAAATTAAATATAGCGATACAATATATATGAGAAAGCTGATTGAGCGTGTAATAGAGCGATGTATATAATCTGGAAAGAAGGTTTTTTAATGAGTACACATATTGAAGCACAGAAAGAACAAATCGCAGATTGCGTTTTACTGCCGGGGGATCCGCTGCGAGCTAAGTATATAGCTGAAACTTTTTTGACGGATGTGCAGTGTTATAATAAAATCCGCAATGCTTTTGGCTATACAGGAACATATAAGGGAAAGCGGGTTTCAGTACAGGGAACAGGTATGGGGATGCCATCAATATCCATTTATGTTAATGAACTTATTCAAGAATATGCTGTAAAAAAACTAATAAGAGTAGGGACATGTGGCGGAATGCGTAAGGATGTACATGTCCGTGATGTGATTATTGCGCAAGGTACAACAACTGATTCGGGCATGATCAGAAATACATTTGGTGAAGGGATATATTATGCTCCTTTAGCTGACTTTGATCTCTTATATAAGGCATATGAAATAACTAAGAAAAGTGGTATTCCGGTAAAAATAGGCAATGTAATTTCTGAAGATCGTTTTTATAATGATGAAATAGACCGCCAGAAACTTATTGATTATGGTGTTTTGGCGGTAGAAATGGAAGCGGCGGCATTGTATTTATTAGCTGCAAAATATCATGTGCAAGCTCTGGCTGTGTTTACAACCAGTAATAATCTCGTTACGGGGGAAGAAACTACAGCCAAAGAACGTGAACGTTCTTTTAACGATATGATAAAAATAGCATTAGATACAGCAACAGCAGAATAAAGTGAAAAAAATTTTTATTGGCTGGGGAAAGAGCAGACAATTAATAAAAAATGAGATAACGGCCGGGTTGACAGCTTTTTGGGCAATATCGTATATCATTGTTGTTAATCCGCTAATATTGGCAGATGCCGGAATACCAATTGACTTGAGTGTATTTGCAACTATATTTACATCTGTTATAGGCTGTGCAGTAATGGGAATATGGGCGGATGCCCCTATTATTCTTGTACCGGGAATGGGTGTAAATGCTTTCTTTACGTACACTGTAGTAATGGACATGGGATTTACTTGGCAGGAAGCACTGGGAATAGCATTTATAGCAGGAATATTATTTTTGCTGGTGGCCTGTACCTGCCTGGCGGATATTTTAATACGGGCGGTATCACCGTCATTGAAGTATGGGATTACCGCGGGGATAGGTCTTTTTCTAATAGAACTTGGTTTGGAAAAGGGGCAGTTGATAGAACAAGGGAAGAATTCACTTATAAAACTAGCATCTTTGCAAAATCCAGCAGCACTGCTGACCATTTTAGGATTGATATTAAGTTTGGTCTTATATTTGCGCAGGGTTAACGGTGGATTTTTTATTGCTATTATCTTAATTAGTATTGTAGGAAATGTTATAGGTGTAGGAAAAGATGTTTCTTTAAATGTAAATTTAGATAAAATTTTGTTATACCGGAATATGTTTTTTCAGAACAGTTTTATCCATATTTTGGATTTTAAATTTTGGCTGGCAGCGTTTTCTATGGCCATGATTCTTATATTTGATACAGTAGGGATACTGGAAGGGCTGCTACCGGATAAGACTAAGTTTAAAAAAACCTTTTCAGGTTCAGCGGCAGTAACGGTAGTGGCAAGTATTATGGGGACAAGTCCCACTGTTGTTGCTGCTGAAAGTGGTGCCGGGATAATAAGTGGCGGAACTAATGGGATAATGGCATTGACGGCAGCTGTTTTATTTATGCTGGTACTGTTTTTTGTTCCTTTTTTATCGTATATTCCACAGTCAGCAGTTGCCCCGGTCATTATTATTACAGGGACAATGATGCTTCAGCAGTTGCGATATGCTGATTTTAGCGATTTTTCGGAGTGGTTTCCAGCAGTTTTATTGACAGTTATGATCCCTTTTTCCGGAAGTATTTCTACAGGGCTGGCTTTTGGTTTTATTGTGTATCCGATAATGAAACTCTGCACAAGTAAGACTAATCATATCCATCCTTTGATGTATGCAGTAGCAATATTATTTTTGGTGGATTTATTCGTTAATAATTATTAATTTTGTCCATAAGGCTGATGGGAGGTTTTAGTATGAGTATAAAAAGAGCATATATTATAGTCCTTGATAGTTTTGGGATTGGGGCAGA is a window encoding:
- a CDS encoding ECF transporter S component, translating into MISNKIKVLTNMAMLVAISLVLVAAINFPLIPAAPYLKYDPADIPILIGTFLFGTYAGLLLTAFTVLLQGLLISTDGGPIGIVMHFAATGTFVVTAGMIFHHVHIKRTEQIALFCGSIAMTIVMVLFNLLLTPLFLGAPLEKIIELLLPVIIPFNLLKAGINAVLTGIIYKSVGKFLQRS
- the deoD gene encoding purine-nucleoside phosphorylase, which produces MSTHIEAQKEQIADCVLLPGDPLRAKYIAETFLTDVQCYNKIRNAFGYTGTYKGKRVSVQGTGMGMPSISIYVNELIQEYAVKKLIRVGTCGGMRKDVHVRDVIIAQGTTTDSGMIRNTFGEGIYYAPLADFDLLYKAYEITKKSGIPVKIGNVISEDRFYNDEIDRQKLIDYGVLAVEMEAAALYLLAAKYHVQALAVFTTSNNLVTGEETTAKERERSFNDMIKIALDTATAE
- a CDS encoding NCS2 family permease, whose product is MKKIFIGWGKSRQLIKNEITAGLTAFWAISYIIVVNPLILADAGIPIDLSVFATIFTSVIGCAVMGIWADAPIILVPGMGVNAFFTYTVVMDMGFTWQEALGIAFIAGILFLLVACTCLADILIRAVSPSLKYGITAGIGLFLIELGLEKGQLIEQGKNSLIKLASLQNPAALLTILGLILSLVLYLRRVNGGFFIAIILISIVGNVIGVGKDVSLNVNLDKILLYRNMFFQNSFIHILDFKFWLAAFSMAMILIFDTVGILEGLLPDKTKFKKTFSGSAAVTVVASIMGTSPTVVAAESGAGIISGGTNGIMALTAAVLFMLVLFFVPFLSYIPQSAVAPVIIITGTMMLQQLRYADFSDFSEWFPAVLLTVMIPFSGSISTGLAFGFIVYPIMKLCTSKTNHIHPLMYAVAILFLVDLFVNNY